In Runella sp. SP2, the genomic window TTTTATGTACAAAACGGAGTTATTCCGACTTTGTCCTAAAAGCCAAATTTAAACTAGTGGGCACCGAAGGATTCATCAATTCGGGGGTGCAGTTTCGGAGTAAACGACTCACCAATCCGTCGTATGAAATGGAAGGATACCAAGCTGATTTGGGTGATAAATATTGGGGAAGCCTGTACGATGAATCGCGGCGGAATAAAACGTTGGCGGGAAAACCCGCCGAGGAAGTTGCCAAATTGCTCAAGCCTAACGACTGGAACGATTACGAAATTAGAGCGGATAAACGTCATATCGTTCTTAAAATCAACGGAGTAACGACCGTGGATTATACCGAGCCTGATACCAATATTCCGCAGTCGGGTCTCATTGGCCTTCAAATTCACGGGGGAGGAAGGGCGCTGGTTTATTTTAAAGATATTTTTATTGAAGAACTGAAATAAGGAAGACTAAACCTATCACTCGAATGGACAAACGAACATTTCTCAAAACCTCATCTATTCTTTTAACAGGTAGCATGCTTTCTAATTTGATGTCGTGTAAAAAAGCAGATCCGCGTACCAATTGGGCGGGAAATTTGACGTATAGTACGGGTAATCTACACATTCCAAAAAACGTGGAAGAGCTGCAAGAAGCGATTAAAAAGTGTAAAAAAGTGCGAGCACTGGGTACGAAACACTGTTTTAATACCATTGCCGACAGCAAAGAAAACCAAATCTCGACCGAGGCTTTTAACAAAATCATTGGTTTGGACAAAGACAAAAATACGGTAACAGTAGAGGCTGGAATTAAGTACGGAGAAATGTGTAAGTATTTGGATGATAACGGTTTTGCTCTTCATAACTTAGCCTCTTTGCCGCATATTTCGGTGGCGGGGGCGTGTGCTACTTCTACGCACGGCTCGGGTATCAAAAACGGAAGTTTGGCGACGGCCGTATCTGCTATTGAGTTTGTAAACGGAAAAGGAGAATTGGTAACATTAACGCGCGAAAGTAGCGGAGAAGAATTTGGAGCAGCAGTAGTCAATTTAGGGGCATTGGGTATTGCGACCAAAATTACGCTTGATGTTCAGCCTACTTTCAAAATGAAACAAGTGGTGTATCAAAACTTGCCCATGTCGGCCTTGGAGAAAAATTTTGAAGCCATCATGTCGGGTGGGTATAGCGTGAGTTTGTTTACCGATTGGCGCAATAAAAACGTAAGCGAGGTATGGGTTAAAAGTAAGGCCGAGGACATGAAAGAAGTCGCTCCTGAGTATTTTGGGGCAAAATTAGCTACCAAAAATCTGCACCCCATTGAAGCCTTAGATCCCGTTAACTGTACAGATCAGATGGGGGTAGAAGGCCCTTGGTACGAGCGTATGCCTCACTTCAAAATGGGTTTTACGCCCAGCAGCGGAAAAGAGTTGCAGTCGGAGTATTTTGTCGCTTTTGAGCACGCGTATGAAGGTTTTATGGCGATTGAAAAATTAAACGAAAAAGTAGCCCCTCATTTGTTTATTACCGAAGTAAGGGCGATTGCAGCGGATGAATTACCAATGAGCCCATTCTACAAAAAAACGTGCGTAGCTTTCCATTTTACGTGGAAACAAGAAGTGGAGGCGGTAATGGCGCTTTTGCCCGAAATCGAAGAGGCGTTGGCACCCTTTGCGCCTCGTCCTCATTGGGGTAAAATTTTTACCCTAAAACCTGCAGTACTTCAATCGCGCATTGAAAAACTGGCTGATTTTAAAAAAATAATGGAAAAACACGACCCCGAAGGCAAATTTCGGAATGAGTTTATCGAAACCAACCTTTTTGGAAGTTAGTTAAACAGCCCTCTTAAATGAGGTGATAGAAAGCAAGTAAGACCTTTATTTTTGGGAAAATGTGGGGCATCCAAAACAAGGAAGAGCTTATTTGATAATAGGTCGGAAACAAAAAGCAACCAATGGCGCAAAAGGTAAGCCCGTTTTGAAAATGAGGAAGTGTCTCGGTTTTGGAAAGATAGACAATCGCAAATAACAAGAGTACAAAACCGTAGGCATAACTTCTGGAAAAATCTAAGACCAAGCTGCCCGCAGCTATCACACCCACTGCGCTAAACATAAACATCAGTAGGTACAGCCAATCTTTTTTTGCCACCATACCCACAACCACACCAAAAAGAAGAAACCAAGCACATTCGTAGGTTACGGTCAGGCCCATTGGAAACGAATTGTACTGATTTGCGTCGAAGCCCAGCATTGATTTATCGGTTCGCATTCCCAAAGACGACATAACGTAAAGTCTCAAAACAATAAATAGCAGGATACCAACCACCGACGCCCAAGTAGCGCGGTAGCGTTTGATAGAAAATACGTTGCTGAGGGCGACTTTTTGGGCATTGCTTTCTTGCCAAAACCACCACAAAACCGCCGCACTACTGCCAATGACGGCGCGTTCATCGACAAATCCACCAAGGGCAATACCAAGGATAATCAACAATGGATTTCGGAAATTAAGGATGACTAAGAGGAGGAGATAGGCAAGCGGGTCGTGGTAGAAAAAATCAAAGAAAGTCCACTTGGTGACGAATAAATTGGCAAACATAAACGTAGCCACGACACTTGCGGTGGAGCTTAGGTGCTTAGAAAGGAATCGAATTAATAACACAACGAACAAAATCCCGACGACAAATTGGATACCAACATAGTGCTTTGCCTTTAGCCCTACTGTGTGAAGGGCAACGGGAATGAGCGGGCGAAAAACCCGTTTTTTGAAGTGAGACTGGTCGCCTTCGCTGAGTACTTTTCCCGTAAACAAATGCTCGGGTAGGTTCTGAAATGGATGGGTGCCAATCCAATCAATCACTTCAAACCGAGCCGCAAGGCGTTGTCCTCCTGTGTCCATTTTTACCAGTGCCTGATAATCAGGGAAAGAGGTAAACAAGATGTACAAAACCGTAAAGACAGCAAGCTTGGTTTTCCAATGAGGGCTATTGGTAAAGATTGCTAACCAGTTGAAAAGTTTGTTGCTCCAAAAATTCCAGAAAGTAAAGGCCATGACGTAAAAGGTAAGAGGGCGCAAAGATAGCTAATAACATAAAAAAGGCGTCAGAATTTGTATCTGACGCCTTTTTTGTGGGTGACTTGGAGTTGGTTAAACCGCAAAACTCTCGCCGCATCCGCAAGTACGGCTGGCGTTTGGATTGACAAACTGAAACCCTTTGCCATTGAGACCATCCGAAAAATCGAGGATTGTCCCAGCTAAGTAAAGGATGCTCTTTTTATCAACCACAATCCGAATTCCTTTGTCTTGGAACTCCATGTCGGTGGGTTGTTTGGTTGAATCAAATTCCAAATTATACATCAGCCCAGAACAGCCTCCGCCAACCACTCCTACACGAATGTGGCTGTCTTCAGGACGCCCTTCTTCACGACGTAATTCAAGGATTTTATCTTTTGCTTTATCGCTTACTGTGACCATGTCTTTATTAACTTTCGATAGTTTTTGAAGGCAAATTACTTGATTCTTCAACCAAAATCAATGGCTAAAAGTTTCCGAACTTAGGGTGACGACCGTAGGTTTCTCCGTAAATCCTGTGGTTATGGTAAAACAAATCGTAATTTTGAGGGTTAAACCTACGATGTATAAAGTAGAACTATGAAGCATTTTCATCTTAAAGTTAAAGAAGTTATCAAAGAAACCCCCGATGCGGCTACGATTGCTTTTTGGCATCCGTTGAGCGAAATGATTAAATACCAAGCGGGACAATTTTTGACAATATTGTTGACCATCAATGGCGAAAAAGTGCGTCGCTCGTACTCAATGAGTAGCTCGCCCCATACCGATACTGCACCCGCCGTCACCGTCAAACGTGTTCCAGGAGGTTTGGTTTCCAATTGGCTTTTGGACAACGTCAAAGAAGGAGATTTTTTGGAAGTGCTCGAACCCATGGGGCATTTTCAAGTATTGCCCGATGCGCGCAATGCCCGCACTGTTGTGTTGATTGGCGCTGGGAGCGGTGTTACTCCTTTGATTTCTATTGCCAAATCGGTGTTAAAAGTAGAGGCGGAGAGTCGGGTAGTGCTCTTGTACGGCAATCGGAAAGAAGAAAGTATTATTTTTAAACAACAACTCGACGAGTTGAGCCGTATATATGGCAATCGCTTTGTGCTTTATTATGCCTTAACTCAGCCTTCCGACGCGTGGGTTGGTGTGCGAGGCCGTTTGAATAAATCAACTATTTTAGAGATATTCGAAGGAATAGGAGGGTTGAAAAACGCATCGGCTGAGTATTTCTTGTGTGGGCCAGATGGATTGATGGAAATGACCAAAGAGACGTTATTGACGTGGGGCGTAGCCGAAGAAAAAATCCATCGGGAGAGCTTTGCCACGGCCACCACCCATGTAGTCCATGAGGCTGAGGACGACGGAAGCCTAAAGACGCAAGAAGTCAAAGTCTTGTATGAAGGCGAAGAATATACCTTTAATGTAGAACCGCACCAAACGATTTTGGAAGCTGCCCTCGAACTCGATATTGACTTGCCCTATTCGTGTCAGGCGGGGATGTGTACAGCTTGCATGGGAAAATGTACGTCGGGAAAAGTGCAACTGGACGAAGAAGATGGCCTTACCAAATCGGAGTTAAACCAAGGGTATATTTTGACGTGTGTTGCTCATCCACTTACCAAAGGAGTGGTTATTGAGATTGAATAATAGTTTTGGCATTTTTTTTGCCCACCTTTTTGAATTAAATAATACGAGTATGGAAATTACATTACGCCCCTACGAACTCAGTGACCGCACCTCACTGGAAGAAATTTTTATGATGAATACTCCTAAATACTTTGACCCCAAAGAATTGGGCGACTTTCTGGAGTATTTGGATATTTTTGGAGATGACTATGTCGTAGCCGTTGTGGATAGGAGAATTGTGGGTGGTGGTGGCTATTGGGTGCGTTCGTTTGACCAGCAAGGAGGACTTTCATGGGCATTTGTGCACCCCGATTTTCAAGGTACGGGGGTTGGAAAAGAATTGGCTTTGTACCGAATTGATCAAATTCGCCAATCGGGAGTTGCTAAAACTATTTTGGTTGAAACGTCGCAACATTCGTTTGGTTTTTACGAAAAACTTGGATTTAAACTTCTAAACCGCCAAATCGACTACTGGGCCAAAGGAATCGACTTGTACTCCGCAGTGTTGGAGTTATAAAAGTATGCCGATTTTAAACACATAGAATACATAAGAATAAACACATAGTAAACATAAAATCCAGCAGCATTGGCGGTTTTATATGTTTACTATGTGCAAAAACTATCTAAACTATGTGGTTAACTGCAAAGCTTCGTACAGCTTTCAATTATAAACGTGACACTGCCTGTTGAACAAAAGCCGTCAACTCGCTACCTGTCAGCATTCCTTGCGAAAGCAACGCCAAGTTATACGCATGACGAACCAATTGCTTTTGTTCGTTCTCGTCTGCATTCAGGATTTTCTGCGTCACGGGGTGGTTGGCATTGATGGCCACGTTCAACATCTGAGGCATATCGCCAAACATTGATTTCTGACCAGAGGTAGCCGCCATGTCGTTCATACGACGGATAAATTCTGGAATGGTAATAACCACTGGCAACTCGTCGGTAGGCATGGGTTCCACGCTGATGGTTAGTTTAGGAGCGCCACCGAGGGTTTGCTCAAACAAATTCTTCGCTTTTTCCTCGTCGTCTTTCGACAATACGCTCTCCAACTTGATTTCTTTTTCAATAAGCTTGTCGAGCGTATCGGCATCTACCCGCTTGATGTTTGTTTTTTCCAGCTTGTACTCGATGCCATTGATAAAGTGCGGGTCAATCACACTATCAAACACGAGTACATCGTAGCCGCGTTTGGTAGCCGATTGGATGTAAGCGTCTTGCTTTTGTAAGTCGCTGGCGTACAACCATACCACCGTGTCATTCTTATCGGTTTGATTTTCTTTGACTTGGGCGGTGTATTCCTCAAACGTAAAGTGTTTGCCTTGGGTGTTTTTAACCAAGCAGAATTCTTTGGCTTTCTCGCCAAATTTTTCGTCGGAAATGATACCGTACTTGACAAATAGGCCAATGTCATCAAACTTTTTCTCAAATCCTTCGCGGTCGTTGCGGAAAATTTCAGAAAGCTTGTCGGCTACTTTGCGCGTGATGTATCCACTGATTTTCTTGACGTTGCCGTCGGCCTGAAGGTAGCTACGCGACACGTTGAGCGGAATGTCAGGAGAGTCGATAACCCCGTGAAGAAGCGTTAAGAAATCAGGTACTACGTCTTTGACTTCGTCCGTAATAAATACCTGACGGCTGTACAATTGGATTTTCTCTTTGCGTGCCGAGAAGTCGTTTTTTAGTTTGGGGAAATACAAAACCCCCGTCAAATTGAACGGATAATCGACATTAAGGTGAATCCAGAACAGCGGGTCTTCGCCCATTGGGTGAAGTTCTTTGTAGAACGCCAAATAATCTTCGTCCTTGAGCTCAGAAGGCGCTTTTACCCAAATAGGAGTGGGGTTATTGATGATTTTTTCGTCGAATTCAATCTCAATAGGCAAAAACTTGCCGTATTTTTCAAGAATTTCGGTGAGGCGGTATTTGCTCAAAAACTCTTCCGAATCTTCGGCAATGTGGAGGATAATGTCTGTACCACGGTCGGTTTTTTCGGCGGGTTCAATGCTAAATTCGGTGCTTCCGTCGCATACCCAACGAGCGCCTTCGGAGCCATCTTTAAACGATTTGGTAATGATTTCCACCTCTTTGGCTACCATAAACGCCGAGTAGAAACCTAATCCAAAGTTACCAATGATATTGCCACGGGTATCTTCTTTTTCTTTGTATTTTTCAACAAACTCAGCCGCGCCCGAGAAGGCGATTTGGTTGATATATTTTTTGATTTCTTCGGCTGTCATCCCGATACCACGATCGCTGATGGTAATTGTTTTGGCCTCTTCGTCGAGTTTTACTGATACTTTTAATTCACCAAGTTCGCCATTAAACTCACCAAAATCGGCTAATTTCTTGATTTTTTGAGTGGCATCGACGGCGTTTGAAACCAACTCACGCAAGAAAATTTCGTGGTCTGAATAGAGGAATTTTTTGATAATTGGAAAAATATTGTCGGTATGAATCGACAATTGCCCTTTTTCGGCCTGTACGTTTGCTTCCATAATTCTGTTTTACGGTTTTTACAGTTTTTGGTTTTCTGCGTTGATTACCTAAAAAATGTATTCCACTGCTCTATTATCTGACATAATGGCAAAAAATAAAGCTGTCAGAGTTTCAAACCTGACAGCTTTATTTTTTGGTCCACAGTCCGCAGTCAATGGTCAATCCTCTCTATCGACCATGGACTATGGACTTATCGACTACTTCTGCACAAACTTCACCCAAACTTCACGCATAGGTACTTGTTTGCGGCCTGTGGTATCTTTAGGATTAATACCCGTGCCTCGTCCTTCGGCGTCCACTCGTACGAAGCTAATGCCTGATTTTATAAATTGATCTTTCAGCGCATACACCCGTTTTACCGATAGCACCTTGTTGGTCAATGGCGGCTTGGCATCGTTGGCGTAGGCTACGAGTTTGATTTGAGCGGTTGGGTATTTTTTCAACAAGTCGGCCAATGCCTGTACAGGCTGAGAAGCTGCTGCTTTCAATTGAACCGTATTGTCTTCAAAATCGACGTTATCAAACTTAAATGCTTTCCCTTTGGCTGCGGTAGCATCTGCCAAATAGGTAGCCATTGGACTCTCGGTCGGGGTTGCGGCGGGAGTCGTTGGAGTAGCAGGAGCAGTAGTGTCGGCCGTTTTGTTAGCAGTAATTGGTTCTTGAATCGTACGGGCTTCGGCAAGCGTATCAGCATCTACTTCTGTGTCAACCGTTGAGGTGTCGCGCTGAGTCCAGAAGTAAATACCAGCCCCAAGAACCGCAACGACCAATAGACCAAGCCCCACCCATTTGAAATTAATTCGTCCCAAACCCGAATCTTCTACATCGACGCCGACCAAAAATGGTTGCTTAGCTGGAATAGGCTCAGAACTTTTGGTGATGGTCGTCGATTGTTCGGCACGAGGTACTTCAAAACTCTGTAAGAGGTACTGAATTCCCACGGTTTCGATGATGCGGTCGTTGAGGTCAGGTACGATAGTAAGGAGACTTTCGCGTTGTTCTCCCAAATAGGCCGCCAACGACTCGGCATCAAATTGTTTTTCAGCGACTATTTTTTTCAACACTGAGATGATGATTGACATCGAAATGCCACTCAACGACGACGCAAGCGAATTTTTTGTCCCAGAGTATTTCGTCACCATGCTACAAACAGGGCTTTTGAAGCCAGGAAGTACCGTGTTGAGGATTTTTTCGCCAGCGGCCTTGAACTCGTCTAGTTCTGTGGGCGTTTTTAAAATTCTGGGCAGTTGTTCGGGGGAAAATGGCGTGTTTTTTGCCTGATTAAAAATAAGTTTCATCCCCGATTCGTTGGAGGCTCGCTTGATAAGCCCTCCCACAATCGAAGCGGCAAAAGCATCAAGTGCTTTTTGGATTTTCTCTGGTTTTTCGTTGTTCTGTACCGCAATCTGATTTACGATACCCTCAGTCAATGTCTCCTTCAGAGATGCAAATAAGTTCATTTTCAATGTTTTTTTATGAGTTAGAGCCCCAGAAGGAAAAGTGAGAGAGTACGCAACCATGTCCTTCACCTTCCAGCGCTACAACCAATAGTGACTCGATTTTTTCAAATGGGGCGGAAAGTTACTTAATAGTTAAGAGTCCATAGCCAACACCTGATAGTTTTTTTTAGCAATCGAAGCATTGTCGTTACCTTTGTACAAAAGAAATTTACTTAAAATTCTACGTTTTTGGACAAATTAACTGAACCACTCATTTTAGTCACTGGCGCAAACGGCCTTTTAGGTAGTGCCATTGTAAACTATTTATTGGTAAATGGGCACCGTGTCCGTGGCTTACGTCGTAGCGGAAGCGACATGCAGTTGTTGAACGGCGTGGAGGCGAAGGTGGAATGGGCCGAGGGGGATGTATTGGATGTTTTGGCGTTGGAAAAGGCATTTGAAGGCGTTACCTACGTGATTCATACGGCGGCTATTGTTTCCTTTATTCCCAAAGATCAAAAACTAATGTACGAAATCAACGTGCAGGGAACGGCCAATGTCGTTAATTTAGCCTTAGAAGTAGGTGTCAAAAAAATGGCCTTTGTGAGTTCGGTAGCGGCGCTTGGACGACCCGACCCGCGCATGATTGACGCGTCGAAACCGACGGTGATTGATGAAAACCAAAAATGGGAAGAATCGCCCCTGAATTCGAATTACGGAAAAAGTAAATATCTGGCAGAGTTGGAAGTTTGGCGTGGCGTGGCGGAGGGACTTTCGGCGGTAGTGGTCAACCCAAGCATGGTGCTTGGCGAAGGCGACTGGACGCGGAGCAGCACACAATTGTTTAAGTATGCTTTCGATGAGAATAAGTTTTATACCGAAGGGCTAATCAATTATGTTGACGTACTAGACGTGGCAGAAGCGACGGTAAAGCTGTTGGTGTCGGAAGTTAAAAATGAGCGATTTGTACTAAGTGCAGGTAGCACAACTTACCGCGAATTATTTACTAAAATAGCCGAAGGCTTTGGAAAACGGCCACCTTCAAAGCTTGTATCACCCTTTTTGACAGAAATTATTTGGCGGGTAGAGGCACTTCGTTCATGGTTGACGGGAAGCAAGCCCCTCATCACCAAAGAAACTGCCAAAACCGCCCGAACAAAGTTTGTTTACAACGGAGAAAAAATCCAAAATGCGCTTGGATTTACTTATAGGCCGTTGGATGAAACGGTGGTGCGGGTTTGTAAAACGTTGAAAAAATCCTAGCTTCCTTATAGAAACAAAAAACCCCGAAACATAATTGTCTTGGGGTTTTTTGTCGTTAGGGTTACGCCATCAACTTCTTGTACTTAATCCGTTTTGGTGTTACGTCCGTTCCTAAACGTTTGCGGCGGTTCTCTTCGTAATCGGAGAAGTTTCCTTCAAACCAATACACCTGAGAGTCGCCCTCAAAAGCCAATATGTGTGTACAAAGACGGTCTAAGAACCAACGGTCGTGGGAGATAATCACGGCGCAGCCCGCAAAGTTTTCGAGGGCTTCCTCCAAGGCGCGTAGGGTGTTGACGTCCAAATCGTTGGTAGGTTCATCGAGCAGCAATACGTTGCCTCCTTCTTTGAGCATCATCGCCAAGTGAACACGGTTACGTTCTCCACCCGACAAGTTGCCAATTTTCTTTTCCTGATCGCTTCCTGTAAAGTTAAAACGGCTCACGTAGGCGCGGGCATTGCTTTGTTTGCCACCGAGCAAAACCCAATCGTTGCCTTCCGAAACTTGTTGATACACAGTTTTGTTGGGGTCGAGTTGGTTGTGTTCTTGGTCGGCGTACGCAATTTGCACGGTTTCTCCGATGGTAATAGAGCCGCTGTCGGGTTTGGCTTGTTCCGTAATGAGTTTGAACAAAGTCGATTTACCCGCACCGTTGGGGCCAATGATACCCACAATACCCGCAGGAGGGAGCGAAAAGGTAAGGTTTTCAAACAAAAGCTTGTCGCCAAACGCTTTAGAGACACCTTCCATCTCAATCACTTTATTACCCAAACGCGGCCCAGACGGAATGAAAAGCTCCAATTTTTCTTCTTTTTGCTTCATGTCCTCATCCAAGAGCTTTTCGTAAGCCCCCAAACGAGCCTTCGACTTGGCTTGACGTGCCTTGGGTGCCATGCGTACCCACTCCAATTCACGTTGAAGGGTTTTCTGACGCTTTGATTCTTGTTTTTCTTCTTTGGCCAAACGGTTTTGTTTTTGCTCCAACCACGAAGAATAATTTCCCTTCCAAGGAATACCCTCACCACGGTCAAGTTCCAAAATCCAGCCAGCCACGTTATCCAAGAAATAACGGTCGTGCGTTACGGCAATGACCGTTCCTTCGTATTGGCGAAGGTGTTCTTCTAACCACAGTACCGACTCGGCATCTAAGTGGTTGGTAGGTTCGTCCAAAAGAAGCACGTCAGGTTTTTTCAATAAAAGTCGGCAAAGTGCCACGCGGCGTTTTTCTCCACCCGACAAATTTGCAATGAGCGCATCCGACGGCGGGCAGCGGAGGGCGTCCATGGCACGTTCGAGTTTGCTGTCCAAATCCCAGGCGTCGAGGGCGTCAAGGCGCTCCTGAACTTCCCCTTGTCGTTCCAGCAATTTATCAAAATCGGCATCGGCGTCGCCAAAAGCTTCATTTATTTGATCAAACTCTTTCAATAAATCAACCACTTCCTGCGTTCCTTCTTGGACAACCTCAAGAACGGTCTTGGTGGGGTCAAATTGGGGTTCTTGTTCAAGTAAGCCCACCGAATATCCTGGTGAAAAAACAACTTCGCCAGTATATGCCTTGTCTATGCCTGCAATGATGCGTAAAAGAGTGGATTTTCCTGAGCCATTTAATCCTAAAACGCCTATCTTAGCACCATAGAAAAACGACAAATAAATGTTTTTGATGATTTGTCGGTTGGGAGGAATTACTTTACTTACCCCCGACATCGAGAAAATAATAGTTTCGTTGCTCATTTTTCGTTTAATTTGTGGTGGCAAATATCGTAAATTGCCCACCAAAACCTTCAAA contains:
- a CDS encoding DUF1080 domain-containing protein; translation: MNYLLILSAAATVTLAAFSGDIHRKPERIFDGKSFKGWEGDTLKTWRIEQGALVGGSLQTKVPNNDFLCTKRSYSDFVLKAKFKLVGTEGFINSGVQFRSKRLTNPSYEMEGYQADLGDKYWGSLYDESRRNKTLAGKPAEEVAKLLKPNDWNDYEIRADKRHIVLKINGVTTVDYTEPDTNIPQSGLIGLQIHGGGRALVYFKDIFIEELK
- a CDS encoding FAD-binding protein; its protein translation is MDKRTFLKTSSILLTGSMLSNLMSCKKADPRTNWAGNLTYSTGNLHIPKNVEELQEAIKKCKKVRALGTKHCFNTIADSKENQISTEAFNKIIGLDKDKNTVTVEAGIKYGEMCKYLDDNGFALHNLASLPHISVAGACATSTHGSGIKNGSLATAVSAIEFVNGKGELVTLTRESSGEEFGAAVVNLGALGIATKITLDVQPTFKMKQVVYQNLPMSALEKNFEAIMSGGYSVSLFTDWRNKNVSEVWVKSKAEDMKEVAPEYFGAKLATKNLHPIEALDPVNCTDQMGVEGPWYERMPHFKMGFTPSSGKELQSEYFVAFEHAYEGFMAIEKLNEKVAPHLFITEVRAIAADELPMSPFYKKTCVAFHFTWKQEVEAVMALLPEIEEALAPFAPRPHWGKIFTLKPAVLQSRIEKLADFKKIMEKHDPEGKFRNEFIETNLFGS
- a CDS encoding iron-sulfur cluster assembly accessory protein, which encodes MVTVSDKAKDKILELRREEGRPEDSHIRVGVVGGGCSGLMYNLEFDSTKQPTDMEFQDKGIRIVVDKKSILYLAGTILDFSDGLNGKGFQFVNPNASRTCGCGESFAV
- a CDS encoding ferredoxin--NADP reductase, with product MKHFHLKVKEVIKETPDAATIAFWHPLSEMIKYQAGQFLTILLTINGEKVRRSYSMSSSPHTDTAPAVTVKRVPGGLVSNWLLDNVKEGDFLEVLEPMGHFQVLPDARNARTVVLIGAGSGVTPLISIAKSVLKVEAESRVVLLYGNRKEESIIFKQQLDELSRIYGNRFVLYYALTQPSDAWVGVRGRLNKSTILEIFEGIGGLKNASAEYFLCGPDGLMEMTKETLLTWGVAEEKIHRESFATATTHVVHEAEDDGSLKTQEVKVLYEGEEYTFNVEPHQTILEAALELDIDLPYSCQAGMCTACMGKCTSGKVQLDEEDGLTKSELNQGYILTCVAHPLTKGVVIEIE
- a CDS encoding GNAT family N-acetyltransferase → MEITLRPYELSDRTSLEEIFMMNTPKYFDPKELGDFLEYLDIFGDDYVVAVVDRRIVGGGGYWVRSFDQQGGLSWAFVHPDFQGTGVGKELALYRIDQIRQSGVAKTILVETSQHSFGFYEKLGFKLLNRQIDYWAKGIDLYSAVLEL
- the htpG gene encoding molecular chaperone HtpG; protein product: MEANVQAEKGQLSIHTDNIFPIIKKFLYSDHEIFLRELVSNAVDATQKIKKLADFGEFNGELGELKVSVKLDEEAKTITISDRGIGMTAEEIKKYINQIAFSGAAEFVEKYKEKEDTRGNIIGNFGLGFYSAFMVAKEVEIITKSFKDGSEGARWVCDGSTEFSIEPAEKTDRGTDIILHIAEDSEEFLSKYRLTEILEKYGKFLPIEIEFDEKIINNPTPIWVKAPSELKDEDYLAFYKELHPMGEDPLFWIHLNVDYPFNLTGVLYFPKLKNDFSARKEKIQLYSRQVFITDEVKDVVPDFLTLLHGVIDSPDIPLNVSRSYLQADGNVKKISGYITRKVADKLSEIFRNDREGFEKKFDDIGLFVKYGIISDEKFGEKAKEFCLVKNTQGKHFTFEEYTAQVKENQTDKNDTVVWLYASDLQKQDAYIQSATKRGYDVLVFDSVIDPHFINGIEYKLEKTNIKRVDADTLDKLIEKEIKLESVLSKDDEEKAKNLFEQTLGGAPKLTISVEPMPTDELPVVITIPEFIRRMNDMAATSGQKSMFGDMPQMLNVAINANHPVTQKILNADENEQKQLVRHAYNLALLSQGMLTGSELTAFVQQAVSRL
- a CDS encoding DUF937 domain-containing protein; this translates as MNLFASLKETLTEGIVNQIAVQNNEKPEKIQKALDAFAASIVGGLIKRASNESGMKLIFNQAKNTPFSPEQLPRILKTPTELDEFKAAGEKILNTVLPGFKSPVCSMVTKYSGTKNSLASSLSGISMSIIISVLKKIVAEKQFDAESLAAYLGEQRESLLTIVPDLNDRIIETVGIQYLLQSFEVPRAEQSTTITKSSEPIPAKQPFLVGVDVEDSGLGRINFKWVGLGLLVVAVLGAGIYFWTQRDTSTVDTEVDADTLAEARTIQEPITANKTADTTAPATPTTPAATPTESPMATYLADATAAKGKAFKFDNVDFEDNTVQLKAAASQPVQALADLLKKYPTAQIKLVAYANDAKPPLTNKVLSVKRVYALKDQFIKSGISFVRVDAEGRGTGINPKDTTGRKQVPMREVWVKFVQK
- a CDS encoding NAD-dependent epimerase/dehydratase family protein, with amino-acid sequence MDKLTEPLILVTGANGLLGSAIVNYLLVNGHRVRGLRRSGSDMQLLNGVEAKVEWAEGDVLDVLALEKAFEGVTYVIHTAAIVSFIPKDQKLMYEINVQGTANVVNLALEVGVKKMAFVSSVAALGRPDPRMIDASKPTVIDENQKWEESPLNSNYGKSKYLAELEVWRGVAEGLSAVVVNPSMVLGEGDWTRSSTQLFKYAFDENKFYTEGLINYVDVLDVAEATVKLLVSEVKNERFVLSAGSTTYRELFTKIAEGFGKRPPSKLVSPFLTEIIWRVEALRSWLTGSKPLITKETAKTARTKFVYNGEKIQNALGFTYRPLDETVVRVCKTLKKS
- the ettA gene encoding energy-dependent translational throttle protein EttA; this translates as MSNETIIFSMSGVSKVIPPNRQIIKNIYLSFFYGAKIGVLGLNGSGKSTLLRIIAGIDKAYTGEVVFSPGYSVGLLEQEPQFDPTKTVLEVVQEGTQEVVDLLKEFDQINEAFGDADADFDKLLERQGEVQERLDALDAWDLDSKLERAMDALRCPPSDALIANLSGGEKRRVALCRLLLKKPDVLLLDEPTNHLDAESVLWLEEHLRQYEGTVIAVTHDRYFLDNVAGWILELDRGEGIPWKGNYSSWLEQKQNRLAKEEKQESKRQKTLQRELEWVRMAPKARQAKSKARLGAYEKLLDEDMKQKEEKLELFIPSGPRLGNKVIEMEGVSKAFGDKLLFENLTFSLPPAGIVGIIGPNGAGKSTLFKLITEQAKPDSGSITIGETVQIAYADQEHNQLDPNKTVYQQVSEGNDWVLLGGKQSNARAYVSRFNFTGSDQEKKIGNLSGGERNRVHLAMMLKEGGNVLLLDEPTNDLDVNTLRALEEALENFAGCAVIISHDRWFLDRLCTHILAFEGDSQVYWFEGNFSDYEENRRKRLGTDVTPKRIKYKKLMA